One genomic segment of Danio aesculapii chromosome 15, fDanAes4.1, whole genome shotgun sequence includes these proteins:
- the rtn4rl1b gene encoding reticulon-4 receptor-like 1b — translation MFKRGCGLEFLLVLCGLELSWSCPRHCICYMAPSTVSCQAHNFLSVPEGIPPHSERIFLQNNKIHRLLRGHFSPTTVTLWIYSNNITYIEPSTFQGFTLLEELDLGDNRYLRSLSAETFHGLGRLHALHLYRCGLSAMPNNIFQGLRNLQYLYLQDNHLEYLQDDLFVDLHNLSHLFLHGNRLWSLHQNTFRGLGALDRLLLHHNQLQWVDRLAFHDLRRLTTLYLFNNSLTELAGECLTQLPALEYLRLNDNPWECDCKALSLWDWLKKFRGSTSSVGCVAPAELAGKDLKQLKKEDFPNCSGSESLHQSKTNTWAGTNKVSLKQEPHPAQPPQTHPHHPQLNEQFPSPPSPLPQPPPAINGVQVGPGVSPDMVPDQRPGRSRNCTRQRVRGSKGKGPNEVHILKEMADKEYSSPDFTGKYDETSSNGSNTRRKHKCTPRTSVRPPSGVQQATNLGHSHHTHLFLCSISGLLAFILR, via the exons GCTGTGGGCTGGAGTTCCTGCTGGTACTCTGTGGGCTAGAGCTCTCCTGGTCCTGCCCACGTCACTGCATTTGCTACATGGCCCCCAGCACAGTCAGTTGCCAAGCCCACAACTTCCTGTCTGTCCCGGAAGGCATTCCTCCGCACAGTGAGCGCATCTTCCTCCAAAACAACAAGATCCATCGACTGCTGCGGGGACACTTTAGCCCGACCACGGTCACTCTGTGGATTTACTCTAACAATATCACATATATCGAACCATCTACTTTCCAAGGGTTCACCTTGCTGGAGGAATTGGACCTGGGAGACAATCGCTACCTACGATCGCTGTCTGCAGAAACGTTTCATGGGCTGGGCCGGCTCCATGCCCTCCATCTATACCGATGTGGCCTCAGTGCAATGCCGAATAACATCTTTCAGGGTCTCCGCAACCTCCAGTATCTGTACTTGCAG GACAACCACTTGGAGTATCTGCAGGATGATCTATTTGTGGACTTGCACAACTTGAGCCACTTGTTTCTTCATGGGAATCGTCTGTGGAGcctgcaccaaaacacatttagAGGACTAGGGGCTTTGGACCGGCTGCTGCTGCACCACAATCAACTGCAGTGGGTGGATCGTCTGGCGTTCCACGACCTGCGGCGACTCACTACTCTCTATTTGTTCAACAACTCTTTGACAGAGCTGGCTGGAGAGTGTCTGACCCAGCTACCTGCCCTGGAGTACCTTCGCCTCAATGACAACCCTTGGGAGTGTGACTGTAAGGCTTTATCACTGTGGGACTGGCTCAAAAAGTTTCGGGGATCCACATCATCTGTGGGTTGTGTGGCACCGGCAGAACTTGCAGGCAAAGATCTGAAACAACTGAAGAAAGAGGACTTCCCAAACTGTTCTGGATCCGAGTCTCTCCACCAGAGTAAGACCAATACTTGGGCAGGAACAAATAAGGTCTCGCTGAAGCAAGAGCCCCATCCTGCCCAGCCtccacaaacacacccacaccaTCCCCAACTGAATGAACAATTCCCCTCCCCTCCCTCTCCCCTGCCCCAGCCTCCTCCTGCCATAAATGGTGTACAAGTGGGACCGGGAGTGTCTCCGGACATGGTCCCAGATCAGAGGCCTGGACGCTCTCGGAATTGCACCCGCCAACGTGTCAGGGGCAGCAAGGGAAAAGGACCAAACGAGGTCCACATCTTAAAGGAGATGGCAGATAAGGAGTACTCCTCTCCCGATTTCACTGGGAAATATGATGAAACATCTTCAAATGGTTCAAACACCCGTAGAAAGCACAAATGTACCCCCCGGACCTCTGTGCGTCCCCCTAGTGGGGTCCAGCAAGCCACCAACTTGGGACACTCTCATCACACACATCTCTTTCTCTGTAGTATTTCAGGACTGCTTGCGTTCATTCTGCGCTGA